AGTTTTCCCTGATGTGGTACAAATATCCGTTTCGCGACGCGTACATGTCCCACCCCCTGGCCTTGGATGAATTTCGTTCCCTCATCCACACCTGTATCCAGTGGATTCAGCAACACCAGTCGGTAGGCCTCACCACGGCATCGAACGGATGACCGACCCACGAAGGAGCACGACATCATGGCCAGAATCCTCATTGTTGACGACATGGAATCCATCCGGAAAATCCTCAGCACTGCCCTCGCGTCCGAAGGTCACGACATCACCACGGCCGCCAATGGCGCCGACGCCCTGGTGAAGATCCTTGATGCCCCGTACGATATTGTGCTCACTGACATGGAGATGCCCGTCATCGATGGTCCACAACTGATCGCCGAACTCCAGCAGATCCGGCCGGCCACTGCCATCGTCGGCATGACCGGCGGACTCGCTCCGGATGTACTCGAGCTGGAACAACGCCGTCTGGGTATTGCCGCGTTACTCGCCAAGCCCCCAGATCTCGGCCACCTCCGCGCCACAATCCAAAATGTTGCCCCCAACCCCGCTCTGTCACGCTCGGCGGCGTAACAGGACCTCACGGGCATCAACCAGCTCATAGACTGGAGACTTCCCCCATGAGCGAACGAGGATTTAGCCTAATCATCCGTCCCAACCCCTTAGCTGCTTTCCAAAAGAATGGCCAATTCCTCGTGTCACAAGGCCACGGATGGGCTCGGCAAGACCTCCGCGGCACGATGGATCTTGGACCACGTGCCGCTCGGGAATGGTTGCAGGAGAACATCCTCGAATTTCAGCCCACCAAGAAGCACGCCTGATCCGCATCCCATTCCTTGCATTCAACGACGGCAGGAGCTGAATCGTGAACAAGAAGCAATGGGAGCACCTTGCCACCATACTCTCCGATGTGGCCAATCTGGCCTTGGTAGGACTAGCCCTCAATCAAGTCCTCTCCAACGCCCCATTTCACCCGTGGATCTTCGCCGAAGGCCTCCTCGGTTGTTGCGCACTCCATGCAGGCGCGTTATACTCGTTGAAAAGGTGACCCCATGCCGGCACTCGCCATTTCTCAACTCGATAGCTTCATCGCACTGAACAGTTTCTTTGCCGTCGGTGCCATTCTCTTCGTCGGCGCCTTGCTCTACGACCGGTTTACCCGCCGTCATCGTCAGACCCGACCACACTAATCGTTCACCCAAGGCACCATAGGCCTGTTTCACAGGCAGGGTTCGTTCTCCATCGATCGTAGTAGATTGAAGGAGGACATCCTATGCCCACGCTCAGATTGGCCATTACTGGCCATCGCCCACAGAAACTCGGCGGATTCAATCCCAACAATCCCATTCTTCAACGCATCGCCGACCATTTAACCCGTACGCTCACAGCCCTCAAATCCCGCGGATTAGACGTCCTCGGCCTGACCGGAATGGCTCTTGGTGTCGATCAAGCCTTCGCCGAGGCCTGTCTCACCACTCAGACTCCCTTTGTGGCCTATATTCCGTTTCCCGGCCAGGCCAGCCGATGGCCGAAACAGAGCCAAACCCGCTATGAGGAACTCCTCCGCCTCGCGATGGACCGCCTGATCGTCTGTCACACAGCCAAAACCGACGCGGAAGTTCGAGAAGCCCTGATGGCCCGGAACAGTCGGCTGGTCACTGATGCTCATGCTGCGATCGCAGTATGGGATGGTTCGGCCGGCGGGACGGCCGACGTCGCTCGCTGGATCGACCACCTTGCCCATCACCACGCCGGCCAATTGATCGCCCCCTGAAACGACAAGGCCACGCCGGGTATGCCGGGCCAGAATGCCGATGGTACGTCCATTAGGGGCGGGAAAGCATTTCCTATGAGAGACCGCACTCCAAACCTCACATCACATACCTTCGACGCTCTCCAGATGAATGAGGCTACGCTCATTGCCGAGATCGCCACACATCACCAACGCACCAACCAACTCCGCCAACATATCCACGCCCTATCTCAGGATCAGCTCGCTACTCTCATCCCCCACGGACCCTATTGCTACTCCGTACTCGGTCCACTGCCCCCACCGCAGATCGGGCATCACATCCAGCCCTGTCCATTCTTAATGGGGACACGCCCCGAAACGACCTGTTTCTTCAACCCGGATCCACTCTACGCCATCGACACGTCATACAATCCCGACGCCTGTAAAAGATGTGGAATCAACGACGTCGATGAAATGATCGACACCTCTCAGGATGAGGCCTGATTGGCTCCCTCTAAGCGACCCTGCACGCAGGGTAGCCACTTCCCTCAGCGATCAGCACGTAATAAGACGGAGGAGGGACTATGACTCGACTGCGGCGTGCGCAAATCCGACCAGGAGCGATAGGGATCGATACCACGGTCAAGAGCGCGCAGGGCATCTGGCGGGCCTTTGCCCCGCGCTGGGATATGGTGCTGGGATACAAAAACGGCACGCTGAATTGGCAAGACTACTGCGCACACTACGCGCAGATTCTCGCCCGCGTGCCCATGCAGGTGTGGGATGAGTTAGCCCGGGCTGAGGAACAGACAGTGCTGTGTTATTGCAGGGCCGATTGGAACTGCCACACCCACGAATTGATCCAATTCGCGGTGCAGCAGTTCCCAGACCGATTTATAGATGGGCGGAGCGACTCTAGTCGCCCGCAGGTGATGTCATGCGCCAACCTGTCAACCAAGGAATCCCCATGACACTGGTGCACGAGATCACCGGCGACCTCTGGACGTTCCACACGCAAGGTGAATGGATCGCTATCACCACAAACGGGGTCATCAAAGCTAACGGGGAAGCCGTCATGGGTGCCGGCCTTGCCAAAGCCGCTGCCCAACGGTACCCGGATCTTCCACGCGTTCTTGGCCAAGCGCTCCGTCACTCCGGCAACCACCCATATGCCTTTCTCTCCACACGCATCATTACCTTTCCCACCAAACGCCACTGGCAACATCCAGCCGATCTCGAACTCATCATCGCCAGCATGAAGTCGGTCGCCCACCTGATCGAGCAACACAACATGTCACGGGTGTACCTCCCACGGGTCGGTTGTGGCCTGGGGCAACTGTCCTGGCGGGATGTCCGCACGGCGATCGCTCCGTACGTCACATCACGCTGTGTCTTTGTGACCTCACTCTTGGAGACACCATGAACGTCTTCTCGCTCGGTAGTTGGCCGACCCTCCGTGATTCCCTTAACATTCCAGCCATCCCTGCTGTTTTGCTCCAGGACACATGGAAGCGCTCGCCTTTGAAGCCCCAGTAGGCGCACTCCTCCGGTAACCCAATCCCTTCTTCTTCGAAAAGAGCGGCATCGACCCACTTCGTGGGTAGTGAACTTTGTCTATGACATCTTCCATCACGAAGGGAGAACCTATGACCGCATCCGACATTGCCACTTCGCTGATCCCCGCCCTACGCGGACAAGGATTCAACGCCGTCCGTCACCCTGAACCCACACCAAACGGCTACGGACATAAGATCACGCTATTCGAGCAGGCTGGTCCCGCCCTCGGCACTCTCGTCATCTATGCCGGCAAGAACGGCCCTCGCTATACGACTAACGAACTTCGGAACCTCACCCCCCAGATCCAAGCTCGTCTCGCTCAAGCCTGGACGGACAGTGGATTACTTCTCACAAATGCCACGACGCCTCACCATTCCAGCTCAGTTCCTACGCCCGTATCTCCACCCAATACGGTCGAGCTCTGGGTCGATGGCGCCTGCCTGCAACACCCAGACGGTCTCAAATTCGGCTGGGCCTGCGTGATCCGAGAAAATGAGAATGAAGTGTATCGCCACAGCAGTAGTCAGATCCCCGCCCATGCAGCCGACCACAGAAACGTTGCTGCGGAACTACAAGCGGTCCTCCATGGACTCGAAGAATGCCGGCGCCGTGGCTATCACACCATCACCGTCTACTATGACTACACCGGAATCGAAGCATGGGCCACAGGACAATGGCGGGCCAATACACCAGCTACTCAAGCCTATGCCGCATATACCCACACCTATTCGTCAACCATCAAGTGGCACAAAGTGACGGCACATTCCGGCGTCCTCATGAATGACCTCGTAGACTCGTTAGCAACTGCTGCCGCTCGTTCTGCACCACTCGTCTGGAAAACATTTCCAACTCAATGAGCCCTCAGGAGAGAACGATGGCCACCACCTCTGTCTCTCCTGTTTACGTGGCATTGGGCTCCTCCTCACCAGAAAGAATATCCATGTCACTGTCTAGCGCTCCGCTCAATGTCGACACAGCACTCCCATTTCATGCGCCCAGTAATGAGGAACTCTCCCGTGCAATCGCCCGAATCATTCCAGCAGAGCAATGGCGTGCCGTCATGGAAGGGCATCCGTACACCGAGCTTGAAATCAATGACGAATTTCTTGGATTCATGACGACCTATTGGCACTTGGCGCAACTCATACCCACGCATTGGACAGTTGTCGACCTGGGCTGCGGCTACAATCCCCAGGCATGGCTGT
The Nitrospira sp. DNA segment above includes these coding regions:
- a CDS encoding DUF1273 family protein; the protein is MPTLRLAITGHRPQKLGGFNPNNPILQRIADHLTRTLTALKSRGLDVLGLTGMALGVDQAFAEACLTTQTPFVAYIPFPGQASRWPKQSQTRYEELLRLAMDRLIVCHTAKTDAEVREALMARNSRLVTDAHAAIAVWDGSAGGTADVARWIDHLAHHHAGQLIAP
- a CDS encoding reverse transcriptase-like protein, coding for MTASDIATSLIPALRGQGFNAVRHPEPTPNGYGHKITLFEQAGPALGTLVIYAGKNGPRYTTNELRNLTPQIQARLAQAWTDSGLLLTNATTPHHSSSVPTPVSPPNTVELWVDGACLQHPDGLKFGWACVIRENENEVYRHSSSQIPAHAADHRNVAAELQAVLHGLEECRRRGYHTITVYYDYTGIEAWATGQWRANTPATQAYAAYTHTYSSTIKWHKVTAHSGVLMNDLVDSLATAAARSAPLVWKTFPTQ
- a CDS encoding macro domain-containing protein, whose product is MTLVHEITGDLWTFHTQGEWIAITTNGVIKANGEAVMGAGLAKAAAQRYPDLPRVLGQALRHSGNHPYAFLSTRIITFPTKRHWQHPADLELIIASMKSVAHLIEQHNMSRVYLPRVGCGLGQLSWRDVRTAIAPYVTSRCVFVTSLLETP
- a CDS encoding response regulator — encoded protein: MARILIVDDMESIRKILSTALASEGHDITTAANGADALVKILDAPYDIVLTDMEMPVIDGPQLIAELQQIRPATAIVGMTGGLAPDVLELEQRRLGIAALLAKPPDLGHLRATIQNVAPNPALSRSAA